TACTGGCGTCTTCTGAGTGACGAAGGGGGCATCGAGTTCGCATCAAGGATCGATCTGCTTGCTCGACGTACAGACACAGTGAACCTTGAGGCGTTGTCGTGTCAATGGTCACTGTTCACGAGTGTTAGCAAGGGAACTCTGTTCAACCAGATCCATCGTGTGCCATCGAATACGGTATTGAGGTTCGATGGGGAGTCCATCTCCTTTGATACGCACACTCCAACAGCACCGCCGGAAGACCCAACTTCGGTATTGTTTGATGTCCTGCGAAGTTCTGATCGTTCCAATGTTGTCCTCGGCCTCAGCGGCGGGTTCGATAGCCGAACACTGATGGCCGCACTTCATGGTGCCGGAGTTGCATTCAGTGTGCATACGTATGGCACTGTTCACATGCCGGATGTGCGGCGTGCTCGTGATATGGGGCGGCTCGACGGAGTTCCGACTCGAGTAAGTGAGCTCGATACCGAACAGTTGGATCTCGATTCTATTCTCACGTCGATCAAAGACACCGCGTGGCAAACAGAAGGTACCTATCCCGGCATCCACGCGCTGGTGTTTGACAATGCAGAAGAACGTCTAGGTCTGGATGCCGTTCTCGTGGATGGTGCATACGGTGCGTTGTTGAGAGGGGGCTTTGGCAACGGACTTCTGGCAGGTAGCTTTTCTGCACTGAGCAACAGGAGAGCGGTTGACGTTGCTGCGGCGATGCGCGTTCGCGATCTCGAGCTTTTGCGCGGAGACATCCGGCGTGATGCTGACACGTTGATCCATGACGCGCTGCATGCAGCGTTGAATGAAATGCCCGATCTGCGGCGAGACAATGCTCGGAATTGGATCGATGAGTTTTTCGTTCGTTGGTATACCCGCGGTTTCGCAGCTTCACCTCAGGCAGTGTATGATGCGCGACTTGATTCTCTGATGCCGTTCCTCGACGCATCCGTTGTGCGTTCGGTGTTTGCCCAACCATCACACTTCCGCAGCAACGGGAGGTGGTTCAGACACATGATCTCATCGAACCGTCCTGCACTTCGTTCACTTCCGATGGTTGGAAAGAAGTGTGACGTACCATGGATATGTGCCGGCAGGCCAATTCTCACAGCACTCTGGTCGAAGTTCGTACCCAACTATCCGGCTTCAACCGCAGGAACGATCGAGAGAGTCTTCTATCCAATGCTCCGTCCGGTGATCCTCGATCTTGTCCGATCTTCGCCGCACACGCTCGCAGACGTATGGGACGCCAACGCCATCGAGCGTTTAGCGATCAAAACAACGGAGGAAGATGGTTCTGATAGTGACAGAACCTCACTTCTGTTATGGCTGGGCTATAGAATGATGGCCGAGGACCTTGCTCGTTCTACGGCGTGACCAAGAGCAGAAGGTGCTGATGCACGGCCCCATTGCGTCGGATCTCAACAGAGTAGGTTCCAACCGTGACCTTTGTTTCGTTACCAAGAAGCCCCGTAACGAAGATCTCGTCTGATGGCTGAACGTCTGTAAGAACAGTCCGAAGTGTTGACGCCAGATCGGTGAACATCGCACGTGACAATGCGATGTTGAAGGTCTGCTCCTCAGGTCCGGTGGATGTGCCCCCTTGGTCGATCCTACGCTTGAAGGTCTCTCCTGCAGGTATCTCATTACGGCCATCGCGCCACACCTCGTCTGAGCAGTTGTTCTCATCGAACATCGGCCCGCACATATCATCGGCGAGCGCATCAACATTCAGTGGTGCACCGAATGCTCCAACGTTCCTCGAACGAACAGCAGCGAACGGTCTGCAGTTGTTGTTTGAAAAGTCGATGGTAAGGGGCTCCGGTTCCATGTAGGCAACGTGCGCCGTGGTGAAGGTGCCGAATCTGTTCAATCCACAACGTACGAGGAAGAGTCCACCGGCCGCATCGGCCGCTAGGTCTGCCATCGTCTCAACATCTGCATTGTAGAGACCAGCATCGACTCTACGCATGAATGGATTGGGATGGGTGTACGGTGCGTTCATGAATGCTTGTGGATCCGGCACATCAAAACGGTTTCGACCATACATCTCCATTTCGTACCGGGATTCGGATTGGCGAAGTGACGTGAGTGCAGCAACTGCTGTGTTGACAACGATGCCCTTCCAATAGTCCGAAAACTCGTTGTTGCGGAATGCCTGCATTTCAGAGTTCTCAATACGGAAGCAGATTCGAGCGTTGGCGAAGGTATTGTCGTTGTGATACGCGCGTTGAACATTGAAGACGGATACAGGATACTCAACAGAGAGGAATGTGTTTCTACAGATCCTCGGTTGATCGTCGCGAGTGATCACTCCATGATCCATCTCAGTAAATGTGGAGCTATTTACCGTTGTGAATGTTCCGCCAGTGGCCGTGACTCCTTCGTGCAGATGTGTGAAGGTACATCCCGTTACATCCGTTCGTATCATGCCTTGCGCCTGAATAGCGGAAGCGCGATACCTCTTCATCGATTCTCCGTAGGGGGCCTGATAGAATTCCACGGGCACCGATCCGGCACTATCAATGAAGCTTGAGTTGAGGATTGCTATGAAATGATAGGACTCCGGAGCATCGGCAGGTACCACTGTAGTTGACGCCTTTACCATGAACGGATCTGCAAGCCATTGCGGAGCGGAGTTGATCGAAGGCAGGTCTCTACGTACAGAGAAGGCGCATGAGCGGATCGGCAACGATGAGACGTTTGACAAACTGACGGATACATTCTTCATGTCTGCGTATTGAAGAGCAAAGCTGCTCAGGCGCCAGTTCGGTGTGTTGCCGACCATACGAATTCGTGTTCGCGAATTCAATGAGGCGTGATCGCGGGCATCAAAGACGCAGTTGTCAGCGATAGTTGTTGTGAGAACGATACGCTCCTTCGCCGTGGTTCCTCCAACAACATCGAAGTGACCGTTGATATCAATGACGGAATCACCAAATGCTACGTGAGCCCCCTCCATCACCTTGAACGTGCCGCCTGCCTCAACGATAAGATCATGAAGGAAGACAACAGCGGAGTCTTCGATAATGAACGACGAGCCAGCTCGTACGCGAACCTTTGCACCAATGTGTGTCTTGGCACCAGCGAGTACGCGCATGGAAGCGTTGTCCTTCACTTCGATCTCCTGTGCTCCAGTTCTCGTGATACGAGACGCGTGGTCGATGATGAGCTCGCTGCCATTTCGTACAGTGATGTTCTTGATGCCGGACATCCGAACATGTGATCCGGGACGAAGCCGACAAGATCCAGCCGAATCGTTCACGTCGATCGAGCCACGTTGCGTCAGTTGAACGTAGCCATAGATATCACCATCGTGTGTGAATCGCAGTGTTGGCTGTGCATCCATACCGTCCACAATGAGGTCGCTGATACGTAGCCGACCAATGAGATCGATATTCCGCAAAAGGCCTTCAGCCATGATAGTTGAATGATCATTTGTTGCTCGTACTTCGTGGATCTTCGTGGATCCCTCGCTCATGAGAAGCCCGTCGATGCATAACGTAGCTGAATCCGGAACCGAGATGATCACGTCCGTGGTTGTTGAGGTGATCCGGGTAACGCCGTGGTTGTTATGAGTCTGTCCCGGTAGACTTCTGCCACCGAATCGAAGGACTTCTACGACGCCGTCATTCCCGGCCGTTCCACCGCGTAGGTCTGTAAGGGGCCAGTCAATACTATCCTTGATCCGAGCACCCCAATGCATGAGTCGTATACCGTCCGCATTACGAACATCCGCTGAGAATTCCGGTGATGCGGAGGTTGTGTATTCATAGTCGCCCTTGCACGGGATGGAGTGCGTCACAGCTCTGTAGGCATTGATCTTCCCGAACCCCATGCGGCGTGACCAGGTGCGACGGAGAGTGTCGTTTGTCTGCGTTGCATATGCATACGTCGGGTCGAGATCAGAGATCTTGTCTGCTGTGAACGTGACGATGTCATACATCTTCCGTTGAACATCCAGTCCATTTGCTCCGGTAGCCGGCAGATCTGTTATCGTGTCCATCGCTACGCCCATATTGGCGTTCACTGAGAACATGAGCCCTACGATGCCGCTCACGATTCCCGTTGAGATCGACGTACCGGTTTGAAACGCATAGCCGCGTGGATCTGCATTTGAGCCTGTTGTTTCAAAGGTGGTCCAAACATTGCCTCCTGGTGCTACCACATCCATGTAGGCGTTTCGCTTTTCACCCTCTCGTATCTGCGTATTGGCAAGTGAGAATTTGAGGGCATCGGGTGAATAGACGAAACCCTTTGTGAACTGTTCAGACCCCTTCCATATCGGAGGCATCATATGAGGAGTACCCCAGGGTTGGCAATCCGAACCGAAGAGTTCACCATCAGAGATAGAACCAACGGCAAGGACCTTGGTGTCCCGCCCTGGCTGCTGATCCATCACGAGTGTTGCCGCCGGATCGAATGGCGCTATACCCCAATCGTTACCGGCTGCAGCCACGATCGCCACGCCGTTACGAAGCAGACGCCGATGCAGAATGCCATTGCCACCAACATAGCTGCAATTGAGGATGTCTAACCGCTTCATCCGACCATTCGTATCATTTGTGAAGTCTAGGTCGAAATCATCGAACATATCGAGGTCGTATGTCAGCGATACATCCTTTGTTCCGTCGATCGCATTTGGAGACGGTGTTGAGCATGGGTCGCCCAGGAAGGCTTCCGATGGTGGGTTCAACGGGAACAGCACTCCGGTACATTCCGGACATGTGCCGGCTGCAGATCCCTCTGGACCTTGACCCGGAGCGTTATGCGGGTCGTTGTTGGTTCTGCTCAGGATCGTACCAAGAACCGAGTATCCATGGCCGGTCTTAATCGGATACGTACTCTTGTCAACGCCATTACCAGTGTTCACGGGCAGATTTGTATAGGCACTCGTGGTTGTCGAGACAATTCGGCGAACGTTTCCCGTCCCATTAACAGTTCGCCGTTCTTCAAGATCTGTTGTAACAGGTGATGGTTTGCATGTATTGAAGTTGTCTGTGATGCCGATCACCACACCCGACGTACCGCGGCTGATATCCCATGCTATCGGAGCCTTGATGCTGAACCATCCCCAAGCTCGTGTTCGCGAGTTGTGTGCATGATGGTAGTACTGATCATCAATTCCTGTCGAGTAGAGATAGGCTGTTGAAAGACGCGGATCAAAGACTCCGTCATTCGGGACACCCGTAACGGCTGTCCAGTCATCATCGAAGTACGCGGAACCCACATTGGCGGCTCTCAGTGCCTCTTCAATGGCTACTACTTGCTCTACATCCGCAAATGTGACCACAAACTGCTGAGTATGCTCACGCGGATGGACTCGATGAAGTGCCTTTGAGATCTTTGCTTTGGAAAAGGGGCGAATGGCCTCTTTGATCCGTCCGAGGACACTCTGGTTGATTCCCTTAGTCTCATGCAGATTCTCACTGCAGATGAAGACACTATAAGCTGTGGAGTCCATCAGCGCCGGTTCCGTTTCCAATATGAATCGCCCCCGTGCATACCAGTTAGAGCGGATCTGACGCTCCGCCGGAGTGTTCTTCGTCCGCTCAATAAAGACCTCTCCTCTGAATACCAGAGGGTGATCTGGCCTCGAAACGATCTGAACTAGGTCAGTTCCTCGCTGAGCGTACACAACTGAGATCAGACTCAGGCTCGCCGTAACTACTAAGAAATACTTTAGCATAGTGCGTTATCCACAGTTCAGGATCAGACTGACATGGGGAATATACTTACGTATTTCTACTAAATGCTATTAAATCATTGACTATGACATATTTTCGCGTCCCTAAGACTGTTAGCACTTATACACGAAGAGTGCCAACGTGTTCGTCATGAGCACCTCAACAGAGTCTCACAATTCTTATCTCGATGGAGGAACTATGAATCTTACGCCATTGCACGACAGAGTGCTTGTAAAGGCTGCGGAAGCCGAAGAGGTGACCAAGGGCGGAATCATCATCCCTGATACGGCCAAAGAAAAGCCGATGCAAGGTGTGATCGTTGCCGTTGGAACAGGCAAGCAAACGGATGATGGTAAGGTTACGCCGCTTCAGGTGAAGGTTGGCGACAAGGTGCTTTACGGCAAATACGCCGGCACAGAGATCAGCGTAGAAGGCGATGACTTCCTCATCATGCGCGAAGCAGACATCTTCGCTGTCATCAAGTAAGACGAGCCCCCTTCCAACTCAATAATCATTTCGAAACCCAATCAGGACAGAACAACTATGGCAAGCAAGATCATAACGTTCGATGTTGATGCCCGTGCAGCGCTTAAGCGCGGCGTGGATCAACTCGCAGACGCAGTGAAGGTCACACTCGGACCAAAGGGTCGCAATGTGGTGATCGACAAGAAGTTCGGCGCCCCAACGATCACCAAGGACGGTGTTACGGTGGCTAAGGAGATCGAACTCGAAGATCCGATCGAGAACCTCGGTGCATCGATGGTTCGCGAAGTAGCTTCGAAGACGAGTGATATCGCGGGTGACGGCACCACAACAGCCACGGTCCTGGCACAAGCGATCGTAGCAGAAGGTCTGAAGAATGTCACTGCCGGTGCCAATCCTATGGATCTCAAGCGCGGAATCGACATGGCTGTGAAGGCCATCCACGAAGGACTTCGCGAACTCTCTCGTCCGGTTCCGGGCAAGAAGGAGATCGCTCAGGTCGGTACGATCTCTGCAAACAACGATTCAACGATCGGTAACCTTATCGCCGATGCAATGGAGAAGGTCGGCAAAGACGGTGTTATCACGGTAGAGGAAGCAAAGGGTACCGAAACATCGATGGATGTTGTTGAAGGTATGCAGTTCGACCGCGGATATCTCTCGCCGTACTTCGTAACGGACGCAGACACGATGGAATGTGTTCTTGAGAATCCATACATCCTCATCCACGACAAGAAGATCGGTGCCATTAAGGACCTTCTTCCGATCCTGGAAAAGACCGCTCAGTCGGGTCGCGCACTCCTCGTGATCTCCGAAGACATCGAAGGTGAAGCACTTGCAACACTCGTCGTAAACCGTCTTCGCGGCACGCTGAAGATCGCTGCCGTCAAGGCTCCGGGCTTCGGGGATCGTCGCAAGGCAATGCTCGAAGACATCGCTGTTCTTACGGGCGGTACGGTTGTCTCCGAAGAAAAGGGCTATAAGCTCGAGAGCACAACTCTTCAACAACTCGGTACAGCCAAGCGTGTTGCGATCGACAAGGACAATACAACACTTGTTGAAGGCGCCGGTAGCTCGGATGATATCAAGAAGCGTATCAACGAGATCAAGTCACAGATCGAAAAGACAACAAGTGATTATGATCGCGAAAAACTTCAAGAGCGTCTCGCAAAGCTCTCCGGTGGTGTTGCCGTTCTCAAGATCGGTGCAGCAACGGAAGTTGAGATGAAGGAGAAGAAGGCCCGTGTTGAAGATGCACTCCATGCAACGCGAGCAGCCGTCGAAGAAGGTATCGTCCCTGGTGGCGGTGTGGCATATCTGCGCTGCCTCGGCAAGCTTGACGGATTGGTGACCGAAAACCGTGATCAACTCACAGGTATCGCCATCATCCGTCGCGCCGTGGAAGAGCCGATCCGTCAGATCCTCAGCAATGCCGGCCTCGAAGGTTCGGTCATCGTTGCCAAGATCAAGGAAGGCACCGGATCGTTCGGTTTCAATGCCTATTCGGAAACGTATGAGGATCTCTTCGAAGCCGGCGTGATCGACCCTACAAAGGTGTCCCGCGTGGCTCTCGAAAATGCCGCTTCGGTAGCATCCCTCCTCATCACCACCGAAGCCACGATCGTTGAGCGTCCGGAAAAGAAGGAACCAGCCGGACACCAGCACGGTGGCGGCGGAATGGACATGTATTAAGAAATGACGTAGTGACGAAATGACATTATGACGTTATGACATTATGACGTCATCCCGAGCGTAGTCGAGGGAAATGTCAATCTCACGTCATCCCGAGCGTAGTCGAGAAGTAAAATGGGCCCGGTGTTCGCCAGAACATCGGGCTTTCTTTTTTTGGAATAGCGTGGTTTCTGCATCTTTGCAGCAACAATGTTGTACGTCGACGCCCACTCGCACAGCCGGTCCGCCAACAAGGACGTGACCACCCTGGTCAATATTCGTATTACGGCCTCTACCGAGGTCTTTGAAACGGATGGTATCTGCACAGTTGGTCTGCATCCATGGGATGCCCGTGACGATTGGCGGGATGCCGTAGACCTCATCGAAGAACTTGCTTCAGAAGAATTAGTCCTCGGTATCGGCGAGTGTGGACTCGATAGAGCGTGTGATTCGCCGTGGATCCATCAAGTGGATTCATTCGAATACATCGGAGACCTGGCTGAGCGGGTATCAAAGCCCCTTATCATCCATTGTGTGAAAGCTCACGACGAGCTTCTTCGCATCAACAAGTTCATCGATCCAACACAACAATGGGTCCTGCATGGATTTGTGAAGGGGGCAGACCTTGCCAGACAATGCCTTGATGCCGGAATGATCCTGTCCTTCGGCGCAGCAGTGTTGAATGAGTCCGCGTCACTTGTTGAAGCGGTGCGTCTATGCCCGGCCGACAAGTTTCTGCTCGAGACAGACGATGATGATGTGAAGATCGAAGATGTCTATTCTGCCGTGGCCGCGATGCGCGGTGTGCCCCTTGAGGACCTATGCGCGACCCTGCATCAGACTTTCGAAGCCGTCTTCAAGCAATGACGGATGCGGGATGGTCATCCCGCACACGACTCCTCCTTGGCGACGAAGCCGTTGACAACCTGGCCAACATGCACGTACTCGTTGTGGGTATGGGCGGCGTTGGGTCATATGCAGCTGAATTCATCGCACGCGCCGGTGTGGGACGCATGACGATCGTAGATGGAGATGTGGTAGACCCCTCCAACCGTAACCGACAACTTCCTGCACTTACATCAACCGAAGGCCAGTATAAGGTTGATGTTATGCGAGACCGACTCCGCTTGATCAATCCTGATCTACGGCTCATACCGCTTAGAGAATTCCTCACACCGGCAAAGATCGATCGCATCCTGTCCACCTCGTATGACTACGTGGTTGATGCCATTGACTCGCTCACGCCAAAGATCACGCTTCTTCATCGTGCACATGCTAAGGGTCTGAAGCTCGTGAGCTCCATGGGGGCAGGGGGCAAGATCGATCCTACCAAGGTCCGCGTTGCCGATATCTCAGAGACGCAGAAGTGTGGTTTAGCGCGCTTTGTTCGGAAGCGTCTTAAGCGGCACGGTATTAGTGACGGGATCACAGCCGTGTATTCACTCGAAGAGACCGACGAAGATTCCCTGATGTTCACCGACGGATTGAACTTCAAGAAGTCGGCATTCGGTACGGTTTCCTACCTTCCCGCCGCATTCGGTGGTGCCTGTGCGAGCGTGGTCATCCGAGATCTCTCCGGCAAGTTCCCATGAACCATGCCCATATCGTTGGTACCGGATTGGCCGGGTCACTCCTAGCCTGGGAGCTAAAGAAACTCGGCGTTGAAGTCACATCGGTCAACACCAATGATCCCGAGTCTTCCTCGCACGTGGCTGCAGGAATGATCACTCCGATAACCGGGCGAAGGCTCAAACCAACCTGGCGCGGGAATGAGCTTACGCAGATCGCCCGAACAACCTATGCAGAAATGGAGAAGACGTTCAGCGTATCCCTGTGGCGGGATTGGACGCTCAAACGAGTGTTTAAGGAAGAGATCATGCGAACATGGTTCCATGAACGTCAAGAACGGAATGAGTACGATCCAATCGTGGTGACCGACATCGAACCCGGTATTCATGACGGCATCAACTATCCCTATGGCGGCTTCCAACACGGCGATGTTGCAACGGTGGACATTCCCACGCTCATTCGTCATGTCGAGGGGAGCTTTTCCAAACACATTAACGATGCAGCAACGACGCATAGTCCTGATATCACGATTACGTGCACTGGCTACCGAACTCTTCATCACCCTTTGTGGTCGTGGCTTCCGATCGAGCCGTCGAAAGGTGAGATCTTGGATGTCTCGATTCCCGGACTCGAACTGGATCATATCCTCACAAACGGTACATGGATCCTTCCGGTAGGGGGCTCTGTGTTTCGTATCGGCGCCACGCACGATTGGGATGATCATGAGCCTCATCCAACCGGCGCCGGAAGGGACAAACTCCTTGCCGATGCTCAGCGGCTCATCCGCAATGAGATCATCGTGTTGGGACAGAGAGCTGCGATCCGTCCGTCCACAAAGTTCAAACGTCCGTTCGCCGGACGTCATCCACTAGATCAAAAACAAGCCGTATTCACAGGTCTCGGAACAAAAGGGGCTTTGCAAGGTCCATGGGCTGCACAACAACTTGCCAGGCATCTCGTTCTAGGGGAGCCCCTTGACCCAGAGATCGATATCAATCGTTGGTGGAAATCATGATGTATGAAAATGCTGTGACGTATGTACACCGGATCCTGCGTGATGTGATCCGTCCGGGCTCCGTTGTGATCGATGCCACCATGGGAAATGGGTGGGACACGGCCCTGATGGCTGTACTTGCCGGTGAAGGGGGGACGGTGTATGGGTTCGACATCCAGCCAATTGCCTTGGACGTCACAAAAACTCGCATCTCTGGCGTAGCCGCAGATGTCCGCCTCATCCTGTCTGGTCACGAGGAAATGTCCACCCACGTCGATCCGGAACACCATGGCAAGGTGCGTGCTGTTACCTTCAATCTTGGATACCTCCCGGGTGGAGACAAGGATATCACCACCCATGCCGACACTACGCGCAAGGCGATCGAGCAAGCTCGCGCCATGCTCGCACCGGATGGCGTGATCACCATCGTGTGTTATCGTCATGCCGAGGGCGAACGAGAACTCGACGTGGTGCGCGGACTCCTCGCAGCCCTCCCTCAGCACGCGAACACGTGCACAGAAACAACGTTTCTCAATCAGGCCGGGAATCCTCCGGTGGTATTCGTTGTTGTGGCACGAACATAAACCGACGAAAGCACCTCATGCTGAACACGCTTCTTTCAACGATCATTCTCCTCCTCACTATGAATACAACCCTGCACGAATTCTCGCTCAAGGATATCGATGGCACTCCAACGGATCTCTCGGCATATAAGGGCAAGGTAGTGCTCATCGTGAACGTTGCGTCGTTCTGTGGATACACAAAGCAATACACCTCGCTTGAGAAGCTCTATCGCACCTATTCGGACAAGGGGCTCGTCATCCTCGGGATCCCGTCCAATGACTTCGGCGAACAGGAGCCCGGCACGGAAGAGGAGATCAAGTCGTTCTGCTCTACCAAGTATGACGTCACGTTCCCGATGTTCTCGAAGATCGTAGTGAAGGGCGATGAAAAGGCGCCCCTTTACCAATGGCTCACGAGTGGCGACGGTGATGCCTCTCTCGTTGGCGAGGTCAGCTGGAACTTTGAGAGATTCCTTGTAGGCAAGGACGGCAAGCTCATTGGCAGGTTCGCTACGAAGATGGAACCGATGGCCCCAGAGCTGATCAGTGCTATCGAATCTGCCCTATCTCACTGAGAATTCAGATGCGTTAACTACGGTAGCTCCGTGTGCCCTATGTTCGCATGAACATTTTCAGGGCCAACAATGCGATTCCTTGCGATCCTTCTCGTTTTCAGCACTTGTTATGCAATTGGCATAGCTCAAGAGCGA
This region of Ignavibacteria bacterium genomic DNA includes:
- a CDS encoding S8 family serine peptidase yields the protein MLKYFLVVTASLSLISVVYAQRGTDLVQIVSRPDHPLVFRGEVFIERTKNTPAERQIRSNWYARGRFILETEPALMDSTAYSVFICSENLHETKGINQSVLGRIKEAIRPFSKAKISKALHRVHPREHTQQFVVTFADVEQVVAIEEALRAANVGSAYFDDDWTAVTGVPNDGVFDPRLSTAYLYSTGIDDQYYHHAHNSRTRAWGWFSIKAPIAWDISRGTSGVVIGITDNFNTCKPSPVTTDLEERRTVNGTGNVRRIVSTTTSAYTNLPVNTGNGVDKSTYPIKTGHGYSVLGTILSRTNNDPHNAPGQGPEGSAAGTCPECTGVLFPLNPPSEAFLGDPCSTPSPNAIDGTKDVSLTYDLDMFDDFDLDFTNDTNGRMKRLDILNCSYVGGNGILHRRLLRNGVAIVAAAGNDWGIAPFDPAATLVMDQQPGRDTKVLAVGSISDGELFGSDCQPWGTPHMMPPIWKGSEQFTKGFVYSPDALKFSLANTQIREGEKRNAYMDVVAPGGNVWTTFETTGSNADPRGYAFQTGTSISTGIVSGIVGLMFSVNANMGVAMDTITDLPATGANGLDVQRKMYDIVTFTADKISDLDPTYAYATQTNDTLRRTWSRRMGFGKINAYRAVTHSIPCKGDYEYTTSASPEFSADVRNADGIRLMHWGARIKDSIDWPLTDLRGGTAGNDGVVEVLRFGGRSLPGQTHNNHGVTRITSTTTDVIISVPDSATLCIDGLLMSEGSTKIHEVRATNDHSTIMAEGLLRNIDLIGRLRISDLIVDGMDAQPTLRFTHDGDIYGYVQLTQRGSIDVNDSAGSCRLRPGSHVRMSGIKNITVRNGSELIIDHASRITRTGAQEIEVKDNASMRVLAGAKTHIGAKVRVRAGSSFIIEDSAVVFLHDLIVEAGGTFKVMEGAHVAFGDSVIDINGHFDVVGGTTAKERIVLTTTIADNCVFDARDHASLNSRTRIRMVGNTPNWRLSSFALQYADMKNVSVSLSNVSSLPIRSCAFSVRRDLPSINSAPQWLADPFMVKASTTVVPADAPESYHFIAILNSSFIDSAGSVPVEFYQAPYGESMKRYRASAIQAQGMIRTDVTGCTFTHLHEGVTATGGTFTTVNSSTFTEMDHGVITRDDQPRICRNTFLSVEYPVSVFNVQRAYHNDNTFANARICFRIENSEMQAFRNNEFSDYWKGIVVNTAVAALTSLRQSESRYEMEMYGRNRFDVPDPQAFMNAPYTHPNPFMRRVDAGLYNADVETMADLAADAAGGLFLVRCGLNRFGTFTTAHVAYMEPEPLTIDFSNNNCRPFAAVRSRNVGAFGAPLNVDALADDMCGPMFDENNCSDEVWRDGRNEIPAGETFKRRIDQGGTSTGPEEQTFNIALSRAMFTDLASTLRTVLTDVQPSDEIFVTGLLGNETKVTVGTYSVEIRRNGAVHQHLLLLVTP
- the groL gene encoding chaperonin GroEL (60 kDa chaperone family; promotes refolding of misfolded polypeptides especially under stressful conditions; forms two stacked rings of heptamers to form a barrel-shaped 14mer; ends can be capped by GroES; misfolded proteins enter the barrel where they are refolded when GroES binds), coding for MASKIITFDVDARAALKRGVDQLADAVKVTLGPKGRNVVIDKKFGAPTITKDGVTVAKEIELEDPIENLGASMVREVASKTSDIAGDGTTTATVLAQAIVAEGLKNVTAGANPMDLKRGIDMAVKAIHEGLRELSRPVPGKKEIAQVGTISANNDSTIGNLIADAMEKVGKDGVITVEEAKGTETSMDVVEGMQFDRGYLSPYFVTDADTMECVLENPYILIHDKKIGAIKDLLPILEKTAQSGRALLVISEDIEGEALATLVVNRLRGTLKIAAVKAPGFGDRRKAMLEDIAVLTGGTVVSEEKGYKLESTTLQQLGTAKRVAIDKDNTTLVEGAGSSDDIKKRINEIKSQIEKTTSDYDREKLQERLAKLSGGVAVLKIGAATEVEMKEKKARVEDALHATRAAVEEGIVPGGGVAYLRCLGKLDGLVTENRDQLTGIAIIRRAVEEPIRQILSNAGLEGSVIVAKIKEGTGSFGFNAYSETYEDLFEAGVIDPTKVSRVALENAASVASLLITTEATIVERPEKKEPAGHQHGGGGMDMY
- the groES gene encoding co-chaperone GroES yields the protein MNLTPLHDRVLVKAAEAEEVTKGGIIIPDTAKEKPMQGVIVAVGTGKQTDDGKVTPLQVKVGDKVLYGKYAGTEISVEGDDFLIMREADIFAVIK
- a CDS encoding FAD-binding oxidoreductase; its protein translation is MNHAHIVGTGLAGSLLAWELKKLGVEVTSVNTNDPESSSHVAAGMITPITGRRLKPTWRGNELTQIARTTYAEMEKTFSVSLWRDWTLKRVFKEEIMRTWFHERQERNEYDPIVVTDIEPGIHDGINYPYGGFQHGDVATVDIPTLIRHVEGSFSKHINDAATTHSPDITITCTGYRTLHHPLWSWLPIEPSKGEILDVSIPGLELDHILTNGTWILPVGGSVFRIGATHDWDDHEPHPTGAGRDKLLADAQRLIRNEIIVLGQRAAIRPSTKFKRPFAGRHPLDQKQAVFTGLGTKGALQGPWAAQQLARHLVLGEPLDPEIDINRWWKS
- a CDS encoding tRNA threonylcarbamoyladenosine dehydratase, whose protein sequence is MTDAGWSSRTRLLLGDEAVDNLANMHVLVVGMGGVGSYAAEFIARAGVGRMTIVDGDVVDPSNRNRQLPALTSTEGQYKVDVMRDRLRLINPDLRLIPLREFLTPAKIDRILSTSYDYVVDAIDSLTPKITLLHRAHAKGLKLVSSMGAGGKIDPTKVRVADISETQKCGLARFVRKRLKRHGISDGITAVYSLEETDEDSLMFTDGLNFKKSAFGTVSYLPAAFGGACASVVIRDLSGKFP
- a CDS encoding class I SAM-dependent methyltransferase produces the protein MMYENAVTYVHRILRDVIRPGSVVIDATMGNGWDTALMAVLAGEGGTVYGFDIQPIALDVTKTRISGVAADVRLILSGHEEMSTHVDPEHHGKVRAVTFNLGYLPGGDKDITTHADTTRKAIEQARAMLAPDGVITIVCYRHAEGERELDVVRGLLAALPQHANTCTETTFLNQAGNPPVVFVVVART
- a CDS encoding TatD family hydrolase, encoding MLYVDAHSHSRSANKDVTTLVNIRITASTEVFETDGICTVGLHPWDARDDWRDAVDLIEELASEELVLGIGECGLDRACDSPWIHQVDSFEYIGDLAERVSKPLIIHCVKAHDELLRINKFIDPTQQWVLHGFVKGADLARQCLDAGMILSFGAAVLNESASLVEAVRLCPADKFLLETDDDDVKIEDVYSAVAAMRGVPLEDLCATLHQTFEAVFKQ
- a CDS encoding glutathione peroxidase; this encodes MNTTLHEFSLKDIDGTPTDLSAYKGKVVLIVNVASFCGYTKQYTSLEKLYRTYSDKGLVILGIPSNDFGEQEPGTEEEIKSFCSTKYDVTFPMFSKIVVKGDEKAPLYQWLTSGDGDASLVGEVSWNFERFLVGKDGKLIGRFATKMEPMAPELISAIESALSH